The following are from one region of the Micromonas commoda chromosome 12, complete sequence genome:
- a CDS encoding carbohydrate-binding module family 20 protein (candidate a-glucan-binding protein), with amino-acid sequence MSALKEEDARLKARVAETAGDVERSERQAAADAEVARLRSEMSELSAKAEQLEDALAAKEDLVAKIQGEIPAPAPAEPPAAEPRLFEQPEDERFVVVSANAARLEVLLRRRERALAELQRLETDGATVSPVLQSYRHEIQQLDAEAAEVRAELAARDEAVLELRGRLDVELNLLARESANVRKRLLESAPSTGMPAMEPEKEQRLSDTLDKLQTDLQTAEAASTAAFERLDRSIGAAAEVSTGGGKLMPCKFDIEFVTKPGQTVHVVGTWCDWDVKRGLELKWSEGHRWVGTMPLKPGFNYEYKYCVLERVERKQPGDAPPYWPDYGFTEPTCITYKPGEVAMVVWQKGNNKAVALDSNVVNEGIKHVYCKDEWIPDPMNSPIQLIGEDGEVVQTVGSTKLLAQCVNRADEALAEARATMEEVMRIASETLGAASMFGRIDDDEDDDDEDDGIDRV; translated from the coding sequence ATgtccgcgctcaaggaggaggacgccaggCTCAAagcccgcgtcgcggagacAGCCGGGGATGTGGAGAGATCCGAGcgccaagccgccgccgacgccgaggtggccCGACTCAGATCCGAGATGTCGGAGCTCTCCGCGAAGGCCGAGCAGCTCGaagacgcgctcgccgcgaaggaggaccTCGTGGCTAAGATTCAGGGCGAgatcccggcgcccgcgccggccgagccgcccgccgcggagcccAGACTCTTCGAGCAGCCCGAGGATGAGcggttcgtcgtcgtgtcggccaacgccgcgagacTTGAGGTACtcctgcgacgccgcgaacgcgcgctcgcggagctccagAGGCTCGAGACCGACGGCGCCACGGTATCGCCGGTGTTGCAGTCGTATCGCCACGAGATTCagcagctcgacgcggaggctgccgaggtgcgggccgagctcgccgcgagggacgaggcTGTCCTCGAGCTTCGAGGTCGCCTGGACGTCGAGCTTAACCTTCTCGCGAGGGAGAGCGCCAACGTCCGCAAGCGCCTGCTcgagtccgcgccgtccaccggCATGCCCGCGATGGAACCCGAGAAGGAGCAGAGGCTCAGCGATACCCTCGACAAGCTGCAGACGGATCTGCAGACGGCGGaggccgcgtccaccgccgcgtttgaAAGGTTGGACCggtccatcggcgccgcggctgaggtgagcacgggcggcggcaagcTCATGCCGTGCAAGTTCGACATCGAGTTTGTGACCAAGCCCGGACAAACCGTGCATGTGGTGGGCACCTGGTGCGACTGGGACGTTAAGCGGGGTTTGGAGCTCAAGTGGTCAGAGGGTCACCGATGGGTGGGAACCATGCCGCTCAAGCCGGGATTCAACTACGAGTACAAGTACTGCGTGTTGGAGAGGGTGGAACGCAAGcagcccggcgacgcgccgccgtactGGCCCGATTATGGTTTCACCGAGCCCACGTGCATCACGTACAAGCCCGGCGAGGTCGCCATGGTGGTTTGGCAAAAGGGGAACAACAAGGCTGTGGCGCTGGACAGCAACGTCGTCAACGAGGGAATCAAGCACGTGTACTGCAAGGACGAGTGGATCCCGGATCCGATGAACTCGCCCATCCAGCTcatcggcgaggatggcgaggtGGTGCAGACGGTGGGGAGCACCAAGCTACTCGCGCAGTGCGTTAACAGGGCGGATGAGgccctcgcggaggcgagggcgaccaTGGAGGAGGTGATGCGCATCGCGTCCGAGActctcggcgccgcgtcaaTGTTTGgacgcatcgacgacgacgaggacgacgacgacgaggacgacggcatTGACCGCGTCTGA